A genomic window from Prunus persica cultivar Lovell chromosome G2, Prunus_persica_NCBIv2, whole genome shotgun sequence includes:
- the LOC18786313 gene encoding uncharacterized protein LOC18786313, with amino-acid sequence MDPRYPRPLKIHLVSSTDSPEFTDLTQSLTRSRIIALDAEWKPIRTHQSSFPTVSLLQLACQLSSDSVESDDSVVFLLDLSSIPLPSIWELLRDAFVSPDILKLGFRFKQDLIYLSSTFSSQGCEQGFDKVEPFMDITSIYHHLQHSQPGRKTSKDIKSLATICKEILGISLSKELQCSDWSCRPLTEEQKTYAAIDAQCLLEIFNVFQAKVIKEGSLIHSPTESTVYLGLKEVLEKLDVCNKIVRMKFHEALDIVRATTSYIYPNIATEEGMALRTRPRNTLPMDELLARVVNKYGEEILLKESDKRARTSKRKSKRRSSVGLICKEKQGQSFEDWQGPPPWDLTLGGDGHPKFLCDVMVEGLAKHLRCVGINAAIPYSKKPGPRALIEQANKEKRVLLTRDAKLLRHDYLIKNQIYRVKNLLKNEQLLEIIETFQLKICEDQLMSRCTKCNGRFIQKPLTTEEAVEAAKGFQRIPNYLFDKNLEFWQCMDCNQLYWEGTQYHNAVQKFIDVCKLNE; translated from the exons ATGGATCCCCGATATCCAAGGCCCCTCAAAATCCACCTAGTTTCATCCACCGATTCTCCCGAGTTCACAGACTTAACTCAGTCTCTGACGCGTTCCAGAATCATTGCGCTCGATGCCGAGTGGAAGCCCATCCGCACCCACCAGTCGTCTTTCCCAACAGTCTCTCTCCTCCAACTCGCCTGTCAACTCAGCAGTGACTCGGTCGAGTCAGATGACTCAGTCGTTTTCCTGCTCGACTTATCCTCCATTCCTCTACCTTCAATCTGGGAATTACTTAGAGACGCATTTGTTTCCCCCGACATTCTGAAACTGGGTTTTAGATTTAAGCAGGATTTAATATACTTGTCTTCCACTTTCAGCTCACAAGGATGTGAACAAGGGTTTGACAAG GTGGAACCCTTTATGGATATTACGAGCATATACCATCATCTGCAGCACAGTCAACCTGGAAGGAAGACGTCAAAGGATATCAAGAGTTTAGCAACTATCTGCAAAGAAATCCTTGGCATTTCTCTTTCAAAG GAACTTCAATGTAGTGATTGGTCATGTCGTCCTCTTACAGAAGAGCAGAAAACATATGCAGCCATTGATGCACAGTGTTTGCTTGAAATATTTAATGTCTTCCAAGCCAAGGTCATCAAGGAAG GGAGCTTGATTCACAGTCCCACTGAATCAACCGTGTATCTTGGGTTGAAAGAGGTTCTTGAGAAGCTTGATGTATGTAATAAAATTGTAAGGATGAAATTCCATGAAGCTTTGGATATAGTCCGAGCTACCACTTCTTATATTTATCCTAATATAGCTACAGAAGAGGGAATGGCTTTGAGGACGCGACCTAGGAATACCCTGCCTATGGATGAGTTACTCGCGAGGGTTGTAAACAAATATGGGGaggaaattttgttgaaagaaTCTGATAAAAGGGCCAGAactagcaaaagaaaatcaaaaagaCGGTCATCAGTGGGTTTGATTTGCAAGGAAAAGCAAGGACAGAGTTTTGAAGATTGGCAAGGTCCACCTCCATGGGATTTGACCTTGGGCGGTGATGGACACCCAAAGTTTCTCTGTGACGTGATG GTTGAAGGCTTAGCTAAACATTTAAGATGCGTTGGGATCAATGCTGCAATCCCATATTCAAAAAAGCCTGGACCCAG GGCGTTAATAGAACAAGCaaacaaagagaagagagTGCTGTTGACACGGGATGCCAAGCTGCTGAGACATGATTAtctaataaaaaatcaaatctatAGGGTAAAGAATCTTCTCAAGAATGAACAGCTACTCGAG ATCATTGAAACTTTCCAGCTGAAAATTTGTGAGGATCAGCTGATGTCAAGGTGCACCAAATGTAATGGTAGATTTATTCAAAAGCCCTTGACGACTGAAGAGGCTGTTGAAGCTGCGAAAGGTTTTCAAAGAATTCCTAACTATTTGTTTGATAAGAATCTAGAGTTTTGGCAATGTATGGACTGCAACCAACTTTACTGGGAG GGAACTCAATACCACAATGCAGTCCAGAAGTTCATTGATGTTTGCAAGTTGAATGAGTAA